A region from the Vicia villosa cultivar HV-30 ecotype Madison, WI linkage group LG3, Vvil1.0, whole genome shotgun sequence genome encodes:
- the LOC131662316 gene encoding protein FAR-RED ELONGATED HYPOCOTYL 3-like: protein MFHKCPNVFVTDGDGAMWEAIRVEFPNASHRLCLWHLHQNAIENVKNSKFLEEFKSLIYANYTPETFEDVWKRIIDDNGLSENKWVKKTYEIKKMWSSAYMRETLFCGIRTTSMCEGINSFIQGYVDNKNSLVDFMHNFERALKEYRHNELLSDFKSFYYEPVLTSALEGIETGASEIFTCKKFRDVKNEIEGAAALNIIDKIEIGNNVTLKMNRFFNPNSEFSVCLEKTETVFLCDCRLFECLGIPCSHIICAMRHEHMNVFPKSLICKRWTKSAKDDHIASVFFEESDSEKLFMCRRGAMSAAFNTLCDVSCKDYGFYKEALEGVYKLCENIKKRHEVNDKRKSNPSVIGDLVEAKTKGAPHKKKNLWKTNGAIRKEKKSWKSRQCSHCKLPYHTKRKCPVLAARDDLHQVDDKVSSDQSIDESMNFNVSISHSINDDIDSLKVSNKNKGVDNTRGSKQKGKGVNVAFSTQDSINKITSKQVEKEKSSGPKVNMADTNGQTRPTNIMGHDSPIKMESFNATWHNGVGYGAHYNGVSNQSVPIFPQFVPNQGALVHPQFILNQSALISPNSFQIKGHQFSLNFH from the exons ATGTTCCATAAATGTCCAAATGTATTTGTTACTGACGGAGATGGTGCGATGTGGGAAGCTATTAGAGTTGAATTTCCAAATGCGTCACATCGCCTCTGTTTATGGCATTTACATCAAAATGCTATTGAGAATGTCAAGAATTCAAAGTTCCTAGAAGAGTTTAAGTCATTGATATATGCTAACTATACCCCCGAGACATTTGAAGATGTGTGGAAGAGGATTATTGATGATAATGGTCTATCAGAGAACAAATGGGTTAAGAAAACTTATGAGATAAAGAAAATGTGGTCGAGTGCGTACATGCGAGAGACACTTTTTTGTGGTATAAGAACTACATCAATGTGTGAAGGAATCAATTCATTTATCCAGGGGTATGTGGACAATAAAAACAGTCTTGTGGATTTCATGCATAATTTTGAAAGAGCTTTGAAAGAATACAGACATAACGAATTATTGTCTGATTTTAAGTCGTTCTATTATGAACCCGTGTTGACAAGTGCTTTAGAAGGAATTGAGACTGGAGCATCAGAGATATTTACATGTAAAAAATTTAGGGATGTTAAAAATGAGATAGAAGGTGCAGCTGCATTGAATATCATTGACAAAATTGAGATTGGTAATAACGTGACATTGAAGATGAATAGATTTTTCAATCCAAATTCTGAATTTTCAGTTTGTCTTGAGAAGACGGAGACTGTATTTTTATGTGATTGTCGACTGTTTGAATGTTTAGGAATTCCGTGCTCTCACATTATTTGTGCCATGAGGCATGAGCATATGAATGTGTTTCCAAAAAGTTTGATTTGTAAGAGATGGACTAAATCAGCCAAGGATGATCACATTGCGTCGGTGTTTTTTGAAGAAAGTGATTCTGAAAAGTTGTTCATGTGTCGTAGAGGCGCAATGTCTGCTGCATTCAACACTTTGTGTGATGTTTCTTGTAAAGATTATGGTTTCTATAAAGAGGCTCTAGAAGGAGTTTACAAATTATGTGAAAATATAAAGAAGCGTCATGAAGTAAATGATAAACGTAAGTCTAATCCGTCGGTTATTGGTGATCTTGTAGAGGCTAAAACAAAAGGTGCCCctcataagaaaaaaaatttgtgGAAGACAAATGGTGCTATTCGTAAAGAAAAAAAGTCATGGAAGTCAAGACAATGTTCTCATTGTAAACTACCATATCACACAAAACGGAAGTGCCCGGTACTAGCTGCACGTGATGATTTACATCAGGTTGACGATAAGGTTTCATCCGACCAATCTATTGATGAATCAATGAATTTTAAT GTGTCCATAAGTCATAGTATCAATGACGACATAGACTCCCTAAAAGTCTCAAATAAAAACAAG GGTGTAGATAACACTCGTGGTAGTAAACAAAAGGGAAAAGGTGTCAATGTTGCTTTTTCAACACAAGACTCTATCAATAAAATAACTTCTAAACAA GTTGAAAAAGAGAAATCTAGTGGACCAAAGGTAAACATGGCGGATACAAATGGACAAACTCGTCCAACT AATATTATGGGACATGACTCTCCTATCAAAATGGAAAGTTTTAATGCAACATGGCACAATGGTGTGGGATATGGTGCTCATTATAATGGGGTTTCGAATCAAAGTGTACCAATATTTCCCCAATTTGTTCCAAATCAAGGTGCATTGGTTCACCCTCAATTTATTCTGAATCAAAGTGCATTGATTTCCCCCAATTCGTTCCAAATCAAAGGGCATCAATTTTCCCTCAATTTCCATTAG